A single genomic interval of Rhododendron vialii isolate Sample 1 chromosome 3a, ASM3025357v1 harbors:
- the LOC131320814 gene encoding disease resistance protein At4g27190-like, translating into MCTPHSIIEQLGCRAFDEAVNAASKAGKYVLQYRTNLDKLRTEMRSLEDRRVTIERKVREANDRGEEIENAVSHWQTDADEMKNYVQDLIERSTAEAKMHCFACSCPNIKGRYRLSKQAEEKTADVKKLAQESHFDEISHPKPPPPELEFPSTDNYVHLASRTPILEAIVGVLKDPEVKMIGVYGLGGVGKTTLVEKVAKKMLDDGTFKQVPLVAVSKDLNVKDIQKKLADKLNFTLDAAKDEKGRAIELWNKFKNGEKYLVILDDIWEKVDLKAIGIPVMEGNIGCKVVLTSRNEDLLSIKMKADRKFPIAELLEAEAWELFKKNVGNTIESRPEIDSLARQVCRKCQGLPVAINVVGAALEDKPVFVWKNALEKLDRYMITNIEGIDQTVWASLKLSYDMLGSSDAKSCFLLCCLFLEDAEISIDDLTRHCVANSLLSQNPHTLDEARNAVRTVVDALKSASLLSTDYHENVVKIHDVIRDVGISIAREEKSFLIDHGAHEWPRNSRNVTSYSAISLSFKSIKGLPNGLEYPQLHTLMVDNREFSDLEVPDNFFNGMIQLTVVTITRMRMRRLPSSLAKLANLRMLYLNECELDDIAILKELKSSLEVLSFRGSNIEALPLEIGQLTGLRVLDLQNCDKLKMIPGGVISNLTSLEELYFPQNFDKWEATTDKQQDTSSRENVSLEELRRSLSIGKLTTLHIFIPDVMLLPKEDLIFGNLKGFKISVGNKFKPWEKFPRRCTLKLERIDQLRNEFISLVDKAEHVILSEIEGLKKVFHDRGVENRFLDLKYLEVTLCFEDLEYLFGESKSSMQSHGLHHLQPFNNLTTLIIKNCKSKYLFSPTTAKGLVHLEVLEVRSCKIMEGIVGFERRNDEDELTSEVKFSKLEHLQLEDLPNLLSFYAQKEKMETITGSTSSCAQPLLGEKVIFPVLEKLSIRKVHKIIEIWDKQSIAVLEEQGSFCQLTDLDISECEKLMHVFSSKMHSPLKKLKELSVSDCPTMEGIVEFEGEIGEDGLRNEVCFSELNSLELSSLPNLGSFCTKLGKAGTIEGNSTIHALPLFNGKVIFPVLKKLSIQKAHKIIEIWDKQSIAVLEERGSFCQLTDLDISKCEKLMHVFSSKMHSPLKNLKELSVSDCPTMEGIVEFEGEIGEDGLRNEVCFSELNSLELSSLPNLEIFCTKLGKAGTIEGNSTIHALPLFNRKVIFPVLKKLSIQKAHKIIEIWDKQSIAVLEEQGSFCQLTDLDISECEKLMHVFSSKMHSPLKNLKELSVSDCPTMEGIVEFEGEIGEDGLRNEVCFSELNSLELSSLPNLESFCTKLGKAGTIEGNSTIHALPLFNGKVIFPVLKKLSIQKAHKIIEIWDKQSIAILEERGSFCQLTDLDISECEKLMHVFSSKMHSPLKNLKELSVSDCPTMEGIVEFEGERGEDGLRNEVCFSELNSLELSSLPNLESFCTKLGKAGTIEGNSTIHALPSFNGKVAFLFMEVLNFTDLFEIEKILDDQPLAEQEKEVKSFCQLMKIDVGGCNQLECLLPSYMLPQFKNLQQLWIWECRKMEVIISNNPKEKEATNNNDTIRFPQLKNVLLHELPNLKSFICSDETQLFFSDKDAFPVLEEIDLDEDSEDAFPVLEEIDLDEDSEILRDGTYTKEVSIEKCSTSGKKNDHNGEELDEDIETPPKEVSMEACSTRGKDSNHNGEELDETPTKEECGTSGKQNDYNGEQG; encoded by the exons ATGTGTACTCCGCATAGCATAATTGAGCAGTTGGGTTGTAGAGCCTTTGATGAAGCGGTCAATGCAGCGAGCAAAGCAGGGAAATATGTTCTTCAGTACAGGACGAACTTGGACAAATTGCGAACTGAAATGAGAAGTCTTGAAGATCGTCGGGTAACAATTGAAAGAAAAGTTCGCGAGGCCAATGATCGCGGTGAAGAGATTGAGAATGCTGTTTCACACTGGCAAACGGACGCAGACGAGATGAAAAATTATGTTCAGGACCTTATCGAGCGAAGTACAGCCGAGGCAAAAATGCACTGCTTTGCATGCTCATGTCCTAACATCAAGGGGCGGTACCGATTGAGCAAACAAGCAGAAGAGAAGACAGCTGATGTCAAGAAACTCGCTCAGGAAAGCCATTTTGATGAAATCTCGCACCCTAAGCCGCCTCCTCCAGAACTTGAATTTCCATCCACCGATAATTATGTTCACTTGGCATCTAGGACACCAATTTTGGAGGCTATTGTGGGTGTGTTAAAAGATCCCGAAGTTAAAATGATTGGCGTATATGGGCTCGGAGGGGTCGGTAAGACCACATTAGTCGAGAAGGTCGCCAAAAAAATGCTAGATGATGGAACTTTTAAGCAAGTCCCGCTAGTAGCTGTCTCTAAGGATCTTAATGTGAAGGACATACAAAAAAAACTGGCTGACAAATTGAATTTTACATTGGATGCAGCGAAGGATGAAAAGGGAAGAGCGATTGAGTTGTGGAATAAATTCAAGAACGGCGAGAAATATCTCGTAATATTGGATGACATTTGGGAAAAGGTGGACCTGAAGGCAATAGGTATTCCTGTCATGGAAGGAAATATAGGGTGTAAAGTTGTGCTAACGTCTCGAAACGAAGATTTGTTAAGTATCAAAATGAAAGCCGATAGAAAATTTCCAATTGCAGAGCTATTGGAGGCAGAAGCATGGGAACTATTCAAGAAGAATGTGGGAAATACCATCGAGTCTCGGCCAGAAATAGATTCCCTAGCACGACAAGTGTGTAGAAAATGCCAAGGTTTGCCGGTCGCCATAAATGTTGTTGGAGCCGCGTTGGAAGATAAGCCAGTCTTTGTGTGGAAGAATGCACTCGAAAAACTTGATAGGTACATGATCACGAACATTGAGGGCATTGACCAAACTGTTTGGGCTTCTTTAAAGTTGAGCTACGATATGTTGGGGTCCTCGGATGCAAAATCTTGTTTCTTGCTCTGTTGTTTGTTTCTTGAAGATGCCGAGATATCAATCGACGACTTGACGAGACATTGTGTGGCGAATAGTTTGCTTTCTCAAAATCCACACACACTTGATGAAGCAAGAAATGCTGTGCGTACAGTGGTGGATGCCCTCAAATCAGCCTCTTTGTTGTCAACTGACTATCACGAAAATGTTGTCAAAATTCATGATGTTATAAGAGATGTCGGTATCTCAATTGCACGGGAGGAAAAATCATTTCTGATAGATCATGGTGCCCATGAATGGCCACGCAATAGTAGGAATGTGACATCGTATTCAGCAATCTCATTAAGTTTCAAAAGTATTAAAGGGCTTCCCAATGGGTTGGAATATCCACAACTCCACACCTTGATGGTTGACAACAGGGAATTTTCCGATCTTGAGGTTCCAGACAATTTTTTCAATGGAATGATCCAACTTACAGTGGTGACTATTACTCGAATGCGTATGCGGCGACTCCCGTCATCACTTGCAAAATTGGCGAACCTTCGGATGCTATATCTGAATGAATGCGAGTTGGACGATATTGCTATACTTAAGGAGCTGAAGAGTAGCCTTGAAGTCCTCAGCTTCAGGGGTTCTAATATCGAGGCATTGCCGCTAGAGATCGGACAGTTGACTGGTCTACGAGTGTTAGATCTCCAAAATTGTGACAAACTCAAGATGATTCCTGGAGGTGTCATTTCCAATTTGACTAGCCTGGAGGAATTGTACTTTCCGCAAAATTTTGACAAATGGGAGGCCACAACTGACAAGCAACAAGACACGAGCAGCAGAGAGAATGTGAGCCTCGAGGAGCTGCGACGGTCATTGAGTATTGGAAAATTAACCACTTTACATATCTTTATACCAGATGTCATGCTATTACCGAAGGAGGACCTAATATTTGGGAACCTGAAGGGATTTAAGATATCAGTGGGTAATAAATTCAAACCTTGGGAAAAATTTCCTCGAAGATGCACATTGAAATTGGAACGTATTGATCAGTTAAGAAATGAGTTCATCTCTTTGGTGGACAAAGCTGAACATGTAATCCTCAGTGAgattgagggtttgaagaaggTGTTTCATGATAGAGGTGTTGAAAATAGATTTCTTGACTTGAAATACCTCGAAGTTACATTATGTTTTGAGGACTTGGAATATCTTTTTGGTGAGTCAAAATCATCCATGCAAAGTCATGGGCTTCATCACTTacagccattcaataatttaacTACGTTAATTATTAAAAATTGTAAGTCAAAGTATCTCTTCTCCCCAACCACCGCAAAAGGACTTGTTCATCTTGAAGTGCTAGAAGTAAGATCCTGTAAAATCATGGAGGGAATAGTTGGATTTGAAAGACGAAATGATGAAGATGAACTCACCAGTGAGGTGAAGTTCAGTAAACTGGAGCACCTGCAATTGGAAGATCTACCAAACCTCTTAAGCTTTTATGCCCAAAAGGAGAAGATGGAAACAATCACGGGAAGCACTTCTTCCTGTGCCCAACCTCTTCTCGGTGAAAAG GTTATTTTCCCCGTGTTGGAGAAATTGAGCATTCGAAAGGTGCATAAAATAATTGAGATTTGGGACAAGCAATCAATAGCAGTCTTAGAAGAACAAGGGTCTTTCTGCCAACTGACGGATTTGGATATCTCTGAATGCGAGAAACTGATGCAtgtgttttcttccaaaatGCATTCACCGTTAAAGAAACTGAAAGAGCTAAGCGTGAGTGATTGTCCAACCATGGAGGGAATAGTTGAATTTGAGGGAGAGATAGGTGAGGATGGGCTCAGAAATGAGGTATGTTTTAGCGAATTGAATTCCTTGGAATTGTCCAGTCTACCAAACCTTGGAAGCTTCTGTACCAAATTGGGGAAGGCGGGCACAATTGAAGGCAACTCCACTATCCATGCACTACCTTTATTCAACGGAAAG GTTATTTTCCCAGTGTTGAAGAAATTGAGCATTCAAAAGGCGCATAAAATAATTGAGATTTGGGACAAGCAATCAATAGCAGTCTTAGAAGAACGAGGGTCTTTCTGCCAACTGACGGATTTGGATATCTCTAAATGCGAGAAACTGATGCAtgtgttttcttccaaaatGCATTCACCGTTAAAGAATCTGAAAGAGCTAAGCGTGAGTGATTGTCCAACCATGGAGGGAATAGTTGAATTTGAGGGAGAGATAGGTGAGGATGGGCTCAGAAATGAGGTATGTTTTAGCGAATTGAATTCCTTGGAATTGTCCAGTCTACCAAACCTTGAAATCTTCTGTACCAAATTGGGGAAGGCGGGCACAATTGAAGGCAACTCCACTATCCATGCACTACCTTTATTCAACAGGAAG GTTATTTTCCCAGTGTTGAAGAAATTGAGCATTCAAAAGGCGCATAAAATAATTGAGATTTGGGACAAGCAATCAATAGCAGTCTTAGAAGAACAAGGGTCTTTCTGCCAACTGACGGATTTGGATATCTCTGAATGCGAGAAACTGATGCAtgtgttttcttccaaaatGCATTCACCGTTAAAGAATCTGAAAGAGCTAAGCGTGAGTGATTGTCCAACCATGGAGGGAATAGTTGAATTTGAGGGAGAGATAGGTGAGGATGGGCTCAGAAATGAGGTATGTTTTAGCGAATTGAATTCCTTGGAATTGTCCAGTCTACCAAACCTTGAAAGCTTCTGTACCAAATTGGGGAAGGCAGGCACAATTGAAGGCAACTCCACTATCCATGCACTACCTTTATTCAACGGGAAG GTTATTTTCCCAGTGTTGAAGAAATTGAGCATTCAAAAGGCGCATAAAATAATTGAGATTTGGGACAAGCAATCAATAGCAATCTTAGAAGAACGAGGGTCTTTCTGCCAACTGACGGATTTGGATATCTCTGAATGCGAGAAACTGATGCAtgtgttttcttccaaaatGCATTCACCGTTAAAGAATCTGAAAGAGCTAAGCGTGAGTGATTGTCCAACCATGGAGGGAATAGTTGaatttgagggagagagaggtgagGATGGGCTCAGAAATGAGGTATGTTTTAGCGAATTGAATTCCTTGGAATTGTCCAGTCTACCAAACCTTGAAAGCTTCTGTACCAAATTGGGGAAGGCGGGCACAATTGAAGGCAACTCCACTATCCATGCACTACCTTCATTCAACGGAAAG GTTGCTTTCCTTTTTATGGAAGTTTTAAATTTTACAGATTTATTTGAGATAGAAAAGATTTTGGACGACCAACCACTCgcagaacaagaaaaagaagttaaatCCTTCTGCCAACTTATGAAGATTGATGTTGGTGGTTGTAACCAATTGGAGTGTTTATTGCCCTCCTATATGCTTCCTCAGTTTAAGAATCTGCAACAACTCTGGATATGGGAATGTAGGAAGATGGAGGTGATAATCTCAAACAACCCAAAGgagaaagaagccaccaacaacAATGATACCATTCGGTTCCCTCAGTTAAAGAATGTGTTGCTTCACGAATTGCCTAATCTCAAAAGTTTCATATGTAGTGATGAAACGCAACTCTTCTTCTCCGACAAG